A genomic window from Triticum urartu cultivar G1812 chromosome 7, Tu2.1, whole genome shotgun sequence includes:
- the LOC125520536 gene encoding BTB/POZ domain-containing protein At5g41330-like has protein sequence MASTENSPSPPMASTSVVTLNVGGELFQTTAATLSRAGASSPLASLGPSPADAPHFLDRDPRLFAGILSFLRSGRLASPPPSAALLAEARHFSLDGLLLASLSPASTFSPLSLRPTALLPLTGRVAPSAVAISPSPHAASLVAAHGGVVTSFDAVLASRTSVLTPLPTIDSLVAVSPALALAGARDFPGVQLCRFPGDAPATASEALYWPDSPSSSVLSMAATAASETASQWLFASFESARRNSSAVVAFDLNSLSPVLEIGRKEVFGADVEAAIPPTKLSWLAGHNLLLAAGSHSGPAGMVGDIRLWDVRASSTVPVWEVREEEDCFADVAASDSLSALFKVGAASGEVFMADLRRLSGDGTSVDPWVCIGDRQRAGAATASRRKDGNNCRIECYRNWVFVARDAYVEVWTQVEITSEAGEKKVMRKNWVGNGPSMVTADGEEKAKIVSWAFGGSRMALARVDHRSIEVWDSASGAISGNL, from the coding sequence ATGGCTTCCACCGAGAATTCCCCATCCCCACCCATGGCGTCCACCTCCGTCGTCACCCTCAACGTCGGCGGCGAGCTCTTCCAGACCACCGCAGCCACCCTCTCCCGCGCAGGCGCTTCCTCCCCTCTCGCCTCCCTTGGCCCCTCACCCGCCGACGCGCCACACTTCCTCGACCGCGACCCTCGCCTGTTCGCCGGCATCCTCTCCTTCCTCCGCAGTGGCCGCCTCGCGTCTCCTCCTCCCTCCGCCGCTCTCCTCGCCGAGGCTCGGCACTTCTCACTCGACGGCCTCCTCCTCGCCTCCCTCTCCCCGGCGTCCACCTTCTCCCCCCTCTCTCTGCGCCCCACCGCCCTCCTTCCCCTCACCGGCCGCGTCGCTCCCTCCGCCGTGGCCATATCCCCCTCCCCGCACGCGGCCTCCCTCGTCGCCGCGCACGGCGGGGTCGTCACCAGCTTTGACGCCGTGCTCGCCTCCCGCACCAGCGTCCTGACGCCGCTCCCCACCATCGACTCGCTCGTCGCGGTGTCCCCCGCCCTCGCCCTCGCTGGCGCCCGCGACTTTCCTGGCGTCCAGCTCTGCCGGTTCCCGGGCGACGCCCCTGCCACGGCTTCGGAGGCTCTATATTGGCCAGACTCGCCTTCTTCTTCTGTGCTGTCTATGGCCGCCACAGCGGCCTCAGAAACGGCGTCACAGTGGCTATTTGCCAGCTTCGAGTCCGCGCGACGGAATTCGAGCGCCGTGGTGGCGTTCGATCTGAATTCTCTGTCACCTGTGCTGGAAATCGGGAGGAAGGAGGTGTTCGGTGCGGACGTCGAGGCAGCAATACCACCGACCAAGCTCAGTTGGCTTGCTGGGCACAATCTCTTGCTTGCGGCCGGATCGCACTCCGGGCCGGCTGGAATGGTGGGTGACATACGCCTGTGGGACGTCCGGGCAAGCTCGACGGTGCCGGTGTGGGAGGTGAGGGAGGAGGAGGATTGCTTTGCAGATGTTGCTGCATCAGACTCACTGTCGGCATTGTTTAAGGTGGGGGCTGCCTCAGGTGAGGTTTTCATGGCTGACTTGAGGAGACTTAGTGGTGATGGCACCAGTGTTGATCCTTGGGTGTGCATCGGAGACCGACAAAGGGCCGGAGCTGCCACAGCATCTCGCAGGAAGGATGGGAATAACTGTAGAATTGAGTGCTACCGTAATTGGGTGTTTGTGGCACGGGACGCATATGTTGAGGTGTGGACACAGGTGGAAATTACATCAGAGGCTGGGGAGAAGAAGGTGATGAGGAAGAACTGGGTAGGGAATGGGCCATCGATGGTCACTGCAGACGGCGAGGAGAAGGCCAAGATCGTGAGCTGGGCCTTCGGAGGCAGCAGGATGGCATTGGCTAGAGTTGATCATCGGTCTATTGAGGTGTGGGATAGTGCTTCTGGGGCAATATCAGGTAATCTCTGA
- the LOC125520537 gene encoding uncharacterized protein LOC125520537, with protein MAASGGSSGGCTWPDLQPEMLGVVLSRLPSHGDRVRFAAVCRPWRSTARLLRPLPLLLPWLALCDGTFLSLPDGAVHRLPVADDGVSIRASTGSRLFLVHGDDECSLTNPSPVTTTPVPEAAGWFRENPTVLKVLMSDHLVAALVESKGIYGSTTTKVIISTRGQPWDTTRCSTTEWAAPEDSFAIDIALFKGKLCVLLDTGDEDEGYGQRHELRVLDDGHEQTTIQGTPIAGFEDDFDPYETDAYGQRHYLVVSGDRLLMVQRWINLPPIFPIDSGIEKRTRLFKVFQATGLSSGCGQWTEVDRLTGCALFVSEGCSESLPAGGQSSGVGVREDCIYFMNGDTCENPFPDSGVYNMRDQTVAPLLPATVAVPAAGYGPWSPTWLFPET; from the coding sequence ATGGCCGCGTCGGGAGGCTCGTCCGGCGGGTGCACATGGCCGGACCTCCAGCCGGAGATGTTGGGCGTCGTGCTCTCGCGGCTGCCGTCGCACGGCGACCGCGTCCGCTTCGCCGCAGTCTGCCGCCCATGGCGCTCCACCGCGCGGCTGCTGCGTCCGCTACCCCTGCTGCTCCCGTGGCTCGCCCTCTGCGACGGCACCTTCCTCAGCCTCCCCGACGGCGCCGTCCACCGCCTGCCCGTTGCGGACGACGGCGTCTCCATCCGGGCCTCCACCGGCAGCAGGCTCTTCCTCGTGCACGGCGACGACGAGTGCTCCCTGACGAACCCTTCCCCGGTAACGACGACCCCTGTCCCTGAGGCCGCCGGCTGGTTCCGAGAAAACCCGACCGTCCTGAAGGTGTTAATGTCCGATCACCTCGTCGCCGCCCTGGTGGAGTCCAAAGGCATCTACGGTTCCACGACCACGAAAGTCATCATCTCTACCCGTGGGCAGCCATGGGACACCACGAGGTGCTCCACGACGGAGTGGGCGGCGCCTGAAGACAGCTTCGCCATAGATATTGCGCTCTTCAAAGGAAAGCTCTGCGTCCTCCTCGACACAGGAGACGAGGACGAGGGATATGGACAGAGGCATGAGCTTCGTGTCCTGGACGACGGCCACGAGCAGACAACCATCCAGGGAACCCCAATCGCCGGGTTTGAGGACGACTTTGATCCTTACGAGACTGACGCGTACGGGCAGCGGCACTACCTCGTCGTCTCCGGCGATCGGCTGCTGATGGTGCAACGATGGATCAACCTGCCGCCAATATTTCCAATCGACTCGGGGATCGAGAAGCGGACTCGACTCTTCAAGGTCTTCCAAGCAACGGGCCTGAGCAGCGGCTGCGGACAATGGACCGAGGTCGATAGGTTGACGGGGTGCGCGCTCTTTGTCAGCGAAGGCTGCTCGGAGTCTCTCCCAGCCGGGGGTCAATCTAGCGGCGTCGGAGTTCGAGAAGACTGCATCTACTTCATGAACGGCGACACTTGTGAGAATCCCTTTCCAGACTCCGGCGTGTACAACATGAGAGACCAGACAGTGGCGCCGTTGCTGCCGGCGACGGTGGCGGTGCCCGCAGCCGGCTACGGTCCATGGTCTCCAACTTGGCTTTTCCCAGAGACTTGA